ATGATCTCTCCAACAAAAACAAATGGTGACTTCTCCTCTAAGTGTAGCAAGTAAAAAGGAGAAGACCCCACCATGCATTTAGCCCATCATCTTTCTACCACTCAACAGATAGGATTTAAGTTAGATACACtgttaatataaaaaatatattatgcATTATTAACCGTCAGAAATTTCGTTAAGAATATTCAAAGGTTGTCTACGGCAACAATCTCTCTGTGTTCTTGAAGGtaagagtaaggtctgcgtacacactacccttctaagaccccacttatgggattacactggatttcttgttgttgttgttgcgttCAAAGTTTAAAATATGTAtacaaaaagtattttttaacCGATATACAAAGTATAATTTTTACATATGCAATATAATTTTTCGATAAAGGATATTTAGTTCAACTTAACACCCTTCACTTTATGTGACTACGCCACGGACTATTAGTACATTTCAAGAACCAGCTGTAacaaattaattatttactttatttttagGTTATAATCTCGcttattatgaaaaattatttataattacCTTTTAAATAACTTGATAGTGTTAAAATTTCTTGTGATATCATATATATAGAAGTTAATTTCTAACATATATATAAAGAAACAAAATAAAGACAAAGAAAGAGATATGAAGAATGTACAGTTGGGATTTCTTCTTTAGTTTACGTTTGATTTGGATATTCTAAGGtttttttatttatcttttttcagCTAAATATTTGTTATAGACTTTTAAATACGTACCATTATTCTGACTTAATAACAAAGGCAACTAGCAAACATTATATAACAAACTATTGTCTTTCACCAACCATCTTCCTCCTCCATCAGTTATATCTCAACCTCCTACAActctaaagaagaaaaacaataCACCCTTTGATAAGTTTagtgtttttttttctttactaGGTTTTTTAGTTTACAACAATAATGAGGTATAGAATGGAAAGATTTGTGTTACTTCCATTTTCTGTGGGTTGCATCTCTGAATCAAGTGTTGCAGTTGGTCATCATCATCAGCTTAATAAAAGTCCAAGTCCTGAACCCAAGTTAACTCTCCCAAGTATGTCTTATTTCCTTTTTCTCAGACATCGTTTAGTGGCGAAATCAGAAATTTTAacagaattttaaaaaaaaatcaagaatgtTAGCTCTAGGATTTAAACCTGCGATATAAAGTAATTTTTTAACCATCTTTATCACTTCACTAAAAGTTTCTTTATgtccaaaaaaaaattatttttgccttatttaaagaatataatttttcGTAAAgggattcaattgaacccgtTCATTACATGTAGTTCCGCCACTACACCACCCCACTACTTCTAAAAAAGTAGACCAGTGCACAAGACATCCCGCGTTCACGACGGATCGGTCGGGGAAGGTTCACATCCCAAGAGGTGTGAAGTGGACAGTCAGtacaagcattagtggctgcttccgcATGCCCCGCTACTTCTCTTCCCCtttttaataaattcatatgTCAATTTCTGGTTTATATTGGTATTTAACATTTGTCATAATGCAGGAAGCCAAAAAGAAGGAAAGGAGGAGGAGCAAgatcaagaagatgaagatgacaAAGGTTTGGAGGGTGAAAATTTGAAGAGTACATTAGGCCTTATGGCCCTTCCCAAGTTTCAGAGGCTTTTCAAGAACTTGTCCCAGTTATTTGGTAAGTTCTCCTTGGATATTAGTATACTcttctttaaaaaaaaacaaatattagTATAATACCTATGATGGAATTGGCTGCCTTCTGTTTAATGCATGCACTGTGTTTAATTTATTCATACGATACTACGTGTTTATatcaaatcaaataatttaatcAAGATGCAAATTTAAATGAGAATACATATCACttagttttttaattaaaatattgtATATTGTCAACTTAATTTGTAGTTAAAAAACGGAAAAAAGAAACAAGATCTACACAATCAGCGTGAAAAAATGTAAagtttataattaaaaaaaaaaatcagttggATTTGCTTATAACCTTTTCTTTTAACATATTATTCAGCAAAATAAAAATGTATTCTTAATTTACACTCAAGATCATCTAGATTCTTAAGTCAGCGAATACATATTACTACCATTAAACAAATATTCCTTTGTAGATTTAAAGAAAAACTAGTCATTTAATTTGTGATAATGGATAAAAAACACGTTGAGATTTTGTACAAAACGATATCAGTCTATTAGCACAACTCAGTTTGTATGTAGattttgttgaggttttattttaagatgtaatattcttaaaatgagggtgaatgggaaatggagggaaaatgaaattttgagtaaaattttaagtttccccctcttaacaataagacattgtcccatattggaagtggaagacatttttggtgggtatatatatgattgctcttcttgtagctcttaaagagttaagaagaaagcaagcctcgcgccgtcgtcgtcgctcgctcgctcggctcggctacggctacggctacggctacggctacggctacggctacggctacggctacggctacggctacggctacggctacggctacggctacggctacggctacggctacggctacggctacggctacggctacggattcggattcggattcggtcaaatgatcgattcaaacaaagcaactgtaagtgtgatttgctaccgaactttgtgttcgccgaaacactggggtttgaagtaccgctacaccagtgtgtaattcgttctatcctgggaggaaataatccattaccttgggtactaggaggggattaaattccttaaggaaacactgtgaattcagtgggctcgaattcattattattgtttcattacgttaacttatattttgcagaattaatatttacaaatacaggaatattgaccgggaataacagaTTTGGGTGTGGAGTTATAGAGGTTCTAAGACTTTACTTCTTATTCTAAATGAATGTTTATTTTTCGTTACTCTCAAAGATGTTCGCCTATATCCAtttattccatatatatatatatacatataaagagagacacacacacatatatttaaagatattatttacatatatatatttgtgtattTTTTCTTCGAATATTGTTAGATGCATCCATTTTGATTTAAGTGTatacttatttttttattttatttttgtgaaCCAGTGGACAAGGAAGAAATGGAAGACGAAGAGGAGGAGATGGGAATGGAAATAGGATTACCAACAGATGTGAAGCATGTAACTCACATTGGAATAGATGGTGATTCTACTTCTAGCCTTTCAACAAGAAATTGGGATCATCTTAAATCCCCTAATGATAATTTCCTCACTCATTTCCCTTCTAATTTCCCTTTATCTCCTTTTGCCATTGCTCATTCACCTCACTCCCCTAATCACATTTCCATGGCTAGCTCCTCTTATTAATTAATTCATTAATTACCGCTTTTCACTCATCCGCCACTGGAAACACTATTTTTCGTCCGACTTGTATGTGTTAAGCATGTCGTCAGTGTTCATCCTGAGCCAGGCTCGTTTCCCACTGTCAAAAAAGGATCAATTTGAATGAAGTAATTCTTATATGTTGGAAAATTTGTGTCAATGTTACCTTTAATTGGTTCTTGTCAAAGTATTGTACTTGGATGGATTACTTGACTATAGAGTTTGTTGGGTGTGGGAAAAAAGTTAAATGtatatttgtttcttttttacttcagtaaaaataaataagttcattattgttattattattattattattattattattattattattattattaatattaatattataaatTATGCACGTTTGGGTAATGAATGGTGTATGCCGAATTTTTTTATTAGATTATTTTTGGCCTGCTGTTTTATGTCTTCCAATCCAAAACAAAATTGGATTTTGGTTCTTGTCAAAAGTATTGTACTATGATTGCTTTACTTGCCTATATAGTTTGTCGGTGTTGGAAAAAACATTCAAATgtatattttctttcctttttctttcggAGAAAATAAATAAgttcatttatattattattattattattattgtttggaTAATTTCAGTATTATGATGGAAGAAGCCATCAAAATATCGTCAGAAATCATATATTTTCTAACGAGACTTCAACGATAATAATTTTATCAAAGTTTAGATGTTGTTAGAATTCAGCTCGTCAAATTGTTTTcccaaaaaaatatttgaaaattagtgAATAATTTTGCGAGATTTTGGCTCAACTTAGGTTAGGATCATTAGACCCTAATTGACAGTTGAAAAACGTTATTGGCTAACACGACGTTTTAAATTGGTTTTGGTGTATGAATTGGATGGTGAGATCTTGATAGGTTTGGGTCCTAGATATAGAGTCACCTTTATTAGAAAATACTTTACCTCCCAATATAAAATTTTCTGAGGCGAAACTAGATTTAGTCGGGCGCCAATGCAAATATTGAACACCCGGtaaaaaccaaaaaagaaaagaaagatatTGATGGGTTCAAAACCTTACACATATTTAGATGTAGGATTGTGAATGCAACTCTAATCAAGATGAGAGTTTATTGTTATTGATAGAGAGTGATGGTTATCAAATATGGAGTATATTGTTAAAGGAAAGTGACAAATTCCAATCACAATAAAAATCATTTCGGCAAAATTATTTAATGTGGAAAGAAAGATGTAATAATTAGTTGGGACAATAGGGTAGAAATAGCATTCATTGGTcatttttcaactttatttttgaaaaatagctactgtcctaaagttttaaatttgatatacagtcagacctctctataacaatatCCCTATATAACAACATTTCTCTATAAAAGCCAAGCTTTTTCGAaaccaatttttatgttatgttataatatatgttttctatAACAACACTTTGCTATAACATTCAAAAATATTCGAAACAAATGAGGTTGTTATAAAGAGGTTTGACTGTACGCATATATGACGTAGACATATTTGATTGTGAATAATATTCAAATTAAATTGGACATTTTTTTCTTGAAGGAGAACGGTAGCTATCACCGCCGGAATATAAACACGATAATTAAACTAAAACATCACcgacaaaaaatatattttggaaaattattaaatagaGAATAGAAGAGCTAAAAAGGAACTTTAGGGAGTGACATTCAAATGTTTCCTACAAGAACAGAAGAAGGAAACTCTTAAATTAACAAACGTGAACGAAAATAAAACACATAAATAACAACATAAGCAATCAATGCAATTATAACATCTCATGTTTACTTTTAATATTAGGATCGGTAaatcgggtagtgcggaatttagcaaaacaatgttataatgacaataacaaagacaatgcaagttgataataacggcaattaaagaagataaagaagacacaaatttaacgtggttcggtcaaggtgacctacgtccacaagcggagaggagcaatttcactataccaataagagtacaaaagagagtataaaattagaataaatactttaattagtcccaaataccccaagagaataacctcacaagatcactccaaagaaagggttcacacaagtgttttccaacactcactctcttacaatattctctataatgaaataaaggaggagaaagaaagacaagagtgaaaaactcttgaattggtgtgtttacaaatggggagaatctcctctatttatagcaagaaatccttggcctaatagtgaATATTATGTTatgacaaatgtcatgatccacaaattttgttatagtggatattatgtcatagtaaatgtcataaaaatttggcccacttgagaagaagccaaattaagggtcatattacaaatctccaccttggcctaatttcggcttatatatagtaaatttgctctaCCTTCTCCGCAAAAAATCCCAATGGGCAAAattattcttcataaatgccaatcaagttcaggcaaagcttgaacttggacactggaagaggtttcgtgaacatgtcagcaggattgtctctagtgttgatcttctgaacagagacttttccttCAGCAATGATTtatcggatgaaatgatactttatatcaatgtgcttcgtcttctcatgatacatttgatctttagtcaagtgaatggcactttggcTATCACAGTaaatggtaataccaccttggtgtaaactgagttccgcaaatagacccttcaaccataaagcttctttgatcgcctcggtcactaCCATATATTCTGCTTTGgcagtagataaagctactacatgttgtaatgtagctttccaactaatagcgcaaccaccgatgcaaaatacatagcctgtcagtgatcttcttttgtcaagatcacctccataatctgagtctacaaaaccaaccaaagtgttactatttctcccaaactccaaacatgtgtttgaagtacctcgcaagtatctgagaatctaTTTCACAACACGCCAATGTGTTTTACCAGGGCAAGCTATTtaccggcttaccacgctcactgcttgtgaaatgtctggacgtgtacaaaccattgtatacataatactgccgactgcactaGAATAAGAAACCTGTGCCATGtatctctcttcttcctctgactgcggggaATAAGCagttgataacttaaaatgagcagcaagaggggtactaactggtttagcatctttcatgccaaacctctccaagactttctccaagtacttcttctaggTTAGAAATAGCCTGTTGgtttttcgatctcttttgatctccatgccaaggattttcttagctgctcccaaatctttcatctcaaattcacttttcagctgacttttcaaattgtgaattttttGTTAAATCCTTAgtagcaatgagcatgtcatcaacatataataatagatACACAAATGAACTATCgtttaacttccggaagtaaacaaaactatcatacatgctcctcgaataaccatgacccaatataaaggaatcaaaccttttataccattgtcttggagactgctttaattcgtacaaggatttcttcaacaagca
This sequence is a window from Nicotiana tomentosiformis chromosome 5, ASM39032v3, whole genome shotgun sequence. Protein-coding genes within it:
- the LOC104104895 gene encoding CRIB domain-containing protein RIC4-like, encoding MRYRMERFVLLPFSVGCISESSVAVGHHHQLNKSPSPEPKLTLPRSQKEGKEEEQDQEDEDDKGLEGENLKSTLGLMALPKFQRLFKNLSQLFVDKEEMEDEEEEMGMEIGLPTDVKHVTHIGIDGDSTSSLSTRNWDHLKSPNDNFLTHFPSNFPLSPFAIAHSPHSPNHISMASSSY